The Sulfurovum sp. UBA12169 genome has a segment encoding these proteins:
- a CDS encoding translocation protein TolB produces MKYFLTLLLVLHVFATTLFGVDATLKVQKDVEQRSRIALVDGSSVPNEKFFNLLLSDLKISGHFLADTIHNQDDFASNFISPALKSKEYVLKYALSSENGVKLMVRLLKASDGSELFKKSYAIPAVEKLPFLGHKAISDINSALNYPDISWINRYVVFSRYTTPGRSEILLADYTFNYQKVIIRGGLNLFPKWADVEQKSFYYTSYAGLIPTLYKINIYSGERQKIVSSEGMLVCSDVSRDGSRLLLTMAPEGQADIFEFNVGSKSKSKITNFNGIDVNGKYVDDESNIVFVSNRLGYANIFKQSLHGAAVSQIVYHGRNNNACDAHGNQIVYSSRESQNTFGKNTFNLYLTSSLGSGTRPLTTTGANQFPRFSADGSVILFIKHSGRGSSVGYINLESHQSLLFPISGSKMQSIDW; encoded by the coding sequence TTGAAATATTTTTTAACTTTATTGCTTGTGTTGCATGTTTTTGCGACAACACTATTTGGGGTTGATGCTACCCTAAAAGTACAAAAAGACGTAGAGCAGCGTTCTCGTATTGCGTTGGTTGATGGTTCTTCTGTTCCCAATGAAAAATTTTTCAATCTTTTACTTTCGGATCTTAAAATATCCGGTCATTTTTTGGCAGACACAATCCACAACCAAGATGACTTCGCTTCAAATTTTATCTCTCCTGCACTAAAGAGTAAAGAGTATGTATTGAAGTATGCACTCTCTTCAGAGAATGGAGTGAAGCTTATGGTGCGCCTGTTGAAAGCTTCTGATGGTTCAGAGCTCTTTAAAAAAAGTTACGCCATACCTGCTGTTGAAAAATTACCTTTTTTAGGACATAAAGCTATCAGTGATATCAATAGTGCATTAAATTATCCCGATATCTCTTGGATAAATCGTTATGTAGTTTTTTCTCGCTATACAACACCGGGACGCAGTGAAATATTGTTGGCTGATTATACCTTTAACTATCAGAAAGTCATTATCAGGGGGGGGCTCAATCTTTTTCCTAAATGGGCAGATGTCGAGCAAAAGAGCTTTTATTATACCTCATATGCCGGTTTGATTCCAACTCTTTATAAAATCAATATTTATAGCGGAGAAAGACAGAAAATCGTTTCATCTGAGGGAATGTTGGTTTGTTCTGATGTCAGCAGAGATGGCAGCAGGCTCTTGTTGACCATGGCTCCGGAGGGACAGGCAGATATTTTTGAATTTAATGTTGGATCAAAATCAAAATCAAAAATAACAAATTTTAATGGGATTGATGTAAATGGAAAATATGTAGACGACGAAAGCAATATTGTCTTTGTTTCCAATAGATTAGGATATGCAAATATTTTTAAACAATCGTTGCATGGTGCAGCTGTTTCGCAAATAGTTTATCATGGGCGCAATAATAATGCATGTGATGCCCATGGGAATCAAATCGTCTATTCTAGCAGAGAAAGTCAAAATACTTTTGGAAAAAACACTTTCAATCTTTATTTAACTTCTTCTTTAGGATCCGGTACTCGTCCATTAACTACCACGGGAGCCAATCAGTTTCCGAGATTTTCTGCAGATGGAAGCGTGATTTTATTTATTAAGCATAGCGGCCGTGGCTCTTCAGTTGGTTATATCAATCTTGAAAGCCATCAAAGTTTACTTTTCCCAATTTCCGGAAGTAAAATGCAATCGATAGATTGGTAA
- a CDS encoding biopolymer transporter ExbD has protein sequence MFTWDDNPDLNITPLVDVMLVLMAILMVTAPTVTFQEQITLPQGSKSVQVEKPKTLTIRMDKNEKIYLNNDVYTVETFADDFVNASVKYDKNSEVYIRADEELQYKSVMYILKSVKAAGFEKASLITQ, from the coding sequence ATGTTTACCTGGGATGATAATCCGGACTTAAACATCACACCGCTAGTGGATGTGATGCTGGTACTCATGGCTATTCTTATGGTTACGGCACCAACTGTCACATTTCAGGAACAAATTACCTTGCCGCAGGGCTCCAAGTCGGTTCAGGTTGAAAAACCTAAAACACTAACGATTCGTATGGATAAAAATGAAAAAATTTATCTCAATAATGATGTTTATACTGTAGAGACTTTCGCTGACGATTTTGTCAATGCTTCGGTGAAATACGATAAAAACAGTGAAGTGTATATACGTGCAGATGAAGAGTTGCAGTATAAAAGCGTTATGTATATTCTTAAAAGTGTTAAAGCTGCCGGTTTTGAAAAGGCATCTCTTATTACCCAATGA
- a CDS encoding biopolymer transporter, whose amino-acid sequence MVLLSGYFITTFWIFFDRLYILNTRIVSEGKSLKALYTGQSKNVQHTSLLYTYLARVNAPNKAILEAASSDAIRVSTKGLTWLSIIASTSPFIGLFGTVIGILETFTKLGGQSSASLSVVAPAISEALIATAAGIAVATFAYTFHLILKRKAYELSSLLSSQSEVILSQINEA is encoded by the coding sequence ATGGTGTTGCTGTCGGGCTATTTTATTACAACATTTTGGATATTTTTTGATCGATTGTATATTCTGAATACACGTATTGTGTCAGAAGGAAAATCGCTTAAAGCGCTCTATACGGGACAATCGAAAAATGTACAGCATACGTCGCTTCTTTATACCTATCTCGCACGTGTCAATGCACCCAATAAAGCTATACTTGAAGCTGCGTCATCAGATGCAATTCGTGTCTCCACTAAAGGATTGACGTGGCTGTCTATTATTGCTTCCACTTCTCCGTTTATTGGTCTTTTTGGCACTGTCATAGGCATACTTGAAACTTTTACGAAGCTTGGAGGACAGTCTAGCGCCTCTTTAAGTGTTGTTGCTCCTGCAATTTCCGAAGCGCTAATCGCGACTGCAGCAGGTATAGCAGTTGCTACTTTTGCTTATACTTTTCATTTGATTTTGAAACGCAAGGCTTATGAATTGAGTTCATTGTTGAGTTCTCAATCAGAAGTTATACTCTCTCAAATAAATGAGGCATAA
- a CDS encoding F0F1 ATP synthase subunit epsilon, with amino-acid sequence MKLLKLEIVTPDGVIFDAEVKQVTLPGSEGEFGVLPEHATLVSLLDTGVIVIDQADNSEVAVAINSGYVKVDEEKTTCIVDGAVAISGEDSDLALALEKAKALLKSTEASNTAIASAVSRIERIGKSF; translated from the coding sequence ATGAAACTTTTGAAGCTAGAAATAGTTACACCCGATGGTGTAATTTTTGACGCTGAAGTAAAACAGGTAACGTTGCCCGGTAGCGAAGGTGAATTTGGCGTATTGCCAGAGCATGCTACCTTGGTGTCGTTGCTTGATACAGGTGTGATTGTGATTGATCAAGCAGACAATTCAGAAGTGGCCGTGGCTATTAATTCTGGGTATGTTAAAGTCGATGAAGAAAAAACGACTTGTATTGTTGATGGTGCAGTTGCAATTTCGGGTGAGGATAGTGATCTTGCTTTGGCACTAGAGAAGGCAAAAGCCTTACTGAAGAGTACAGAAGCCTCAAATACTGCTATCGCATCTGCGGTTAGCAGAATAGAACGTATTGGAAAGTCTTTTTAA
- the atpD gene encoding F0F1 ATP synthase subunit beta, whose product MTGKIVQVLGPVIDVDFTDYLPEINEALETTYEIDGKKQKLVLEVAAQLGDNRVRTIAMDMSEGLVRGQEVKATGSSIKVPVGTEVLGRIFNVIGQTIDDEGELEAKEYWSIHRAPPSFEEQSTKTEVFETGIKVVDLLAPYSKGGKVGLFGGAGVGKTVIIMELINNVAMKHSGYSVFAGVGERTREGNDLYHEMKESNVLDKVALCFGQMSEPPGARNRIALTGLTMAEYFRDEMGLDVLMFIDNIFRFAQSGSEMSALLGRIPSAVGYQPTLAREMGALQERITSTTKGSITSVQAVYVPADDLTDPAPASVFAHLDATTVLNRSIAEKGIYPAVDPLDSTSRMLDPQIIGDTHYKVARGVQQVLQKYKDLQDIIAILGMDELSEDDKLVVERARKIEKFLSQPFHVAEVFTGSPGVYVTLEDTLEGFKGLLEGKYDHMNEASFYMVGNMAEAIAKNDKISAKA is encoded by the coding sequence ATGACAGGTAAAATAGTACAAGTCTTGGGTCCAGTAATCGATGTGGATTTTACAGACTACTTGCCGGAGATCAACGAAGCGTTGGAAACAACCTATGAAATTGACGGCAAAAAACAAAAATTGGTGTTGGAAGTAGCGGCTCAACTTGGAGATAACAGAGTAAGAACAATTGCTATGGATATGAGTGAAGGCCTTGTGAGAGGACAAGAAGTCAAAGCAACGGGTAGTTCTATTAAGGTGCCTGTTGGGACTGAAGTCCTTGGACGTATCTTTAACGTTATCGGTCAAACAATTGATGACGAAGGTGAGCTTGAAGCCAAAGAGTATTGGTCAATCCATAGAGCTCCTCCGTCATTTGAAGAGCAGAGCACAAAAACAGAGGTTTTTGAAACAGGTATCAAGGTCGTTGACCTTCTTGCGCCTTATTCAAAAGGTGGTAAAGTCGGACTGTTCGGCGGTGCCGGTGTCGGTAAAACTGTTATTATTATGGAGCTGATCAACAACGTTGCAATGAAGCATAGCGGATATTCAGTATTTGCCGGTGTTGGTGAGAGAACACGTGAAGGTAACGACCTTTATCACGAAATGAAAGAATCAAACGTTTTAGATAAAGTTGCTCTATGCTTTGGTCAAATGAGTGAGCCTCCGGGAGCAAGAAACCGTATCGCATTGACAGGTCTTACCATGGCAGAATATTTCAGAGATGAGATGGGTCTAGATGTATTGATGTTTATTGACAACATCTTTAGATTTGCACAATCAGGTTCAGAGATGTCAGCATTGCTTGGACGTATTCCTTCGGCCGTAGGATATCAACCGACTTTGGCTAGAGAGATGGGTGCACTTCAAGAAAGGATTACCTCTACAACAAAAGGTTCTATTACTTCTGTTCAAGCGGTATACGTTCCTGCAGATGACTTGACTGACCCTGCTCCGGCTTCAGTATTTGCACACCTTGATGCTACAACCGTTCTTAATAGATCGATCGCTGAAAAAGGTATCTATCCTGCAGTTGATCCATTGGATTCAACTTCAAGAATGCTTGATCCGCAGATTATTGGAGACACACACTATAAAGTGGCAAGAGGTGTTCAGCAAGTTCTTCAAAAATATAAAGATCTTCAAGATATTATCGCAATTCTAGGTATGGATGAGTTGAGTGAAGATGATAAACTTGTTGTTGAAAGAGCCAGAAAGATTGAAAAATTCCTTTCTCAGCCATTCCACGTTGCTGAAGTGTTTACGGGATCTCCAGGTGTATATGTAACACTCGAAGATACATTGGAAGGTTTTAAGGGTCTTCTTGAGGGCAAATATGACCATATGAATGAAGCTTCATTCTATATGGTAGGAAACATGGCTGAAGCGATTGCTAAAAACGATAAGATTAGCGCAAAAGCATAA
- a CDS encoding F0F1 ATP synthase subunit gamma — MANLKEIKRKIGSVKNTQKTTNAMKLVSSAKLKRTEELAKRSRVYAAKLTELISEIAQKMQKNNAEGIDNVYFKENRNPKKVDIIFITADKGLCGGFNAQTIKRVNKLISEYKAQDTKVRLRAIGRKGIDYFRFNGIELNTEIVGLSAAPDYKTASEFISEVADSYVNGETDKIVLVHNGYVSMISQEIREDQVLPVDSSKLQLNAVSTSELEVEPDDDDTLLDALVKRYVEYTMYYSLIDSLAAEHSARMQAMDAATKNAKEMVKTLTVKYNKARQEAITTELIEIISGMESMK, encoded by the coding sequence ATGGCTAATTTAAAAGAGATAAAGCGTAAAATTGGAAGCGTTAAGAATACGCAAAAAACAACGAACGCTATGAAGCTAGTCTCTTCTGCAAAATTGAAAAGAACAGAAGAATTAGCTAAAAGATCAAGAGTTTATGCTGCAAAATTGACCGAACTCATAAGCGAGATTGCTCAAAAAATGCAGAAAAACAATGCAGAGGGAATTGATAATGTTTATTTTAAGGAAAACAGAAATCCTAAAAAGGTAGATATTATCTTTATCACTGCTGATAAAGGTCTTTGTGGTGGCTTTAATGCCCAAACGATCAAAAGAGTCAATAAGCTAATTTCTGAATATAAAGCTCAAGACACAAAAGTGCGTCTTAGGGCTATAGGAAGAAAAGGTATTGATTACTTTAGGTTTAATGGTATTGAGCTCAATACTGAAATTGTTGGTTTGAGTGCAGCACCCGATTACAAAACAGCATCAGAATTTATCTCTGAAGTGGCTGACTCATACGTAAATGGCGAAACAGATAAAATTGTTTTGGTTCATAACGGTTATGTCAGTATGATTTCACAAGAGATACGTGAAGACCAGGTCTTGCCTGTTGATAGTTCAAAGCTACAGCTCAATGCTGTTTCAACTTCTGAGCTTGAAGTGGAGCCGGATGATGATGATACACTGCTTGATGCGTTGGTGAAACGCTATGTTGAATATACAATGTATTATTCACTTATTGATTCATTGGCAGCAGAACATTCTGCGCGTATGCAAGCGATGGATGCAGCGACAAAAAATGCCAAAGAGATGGTTAAAACACTTACCGTGAAATACAACAAAGCAAGACAAGAAGCCATTACGACTGAACTCATTGAGATTATCAGTGGTATGGAATCAATGAAATAA
- the atpA gene encoding F0F1 ATP synthase subunit alpha: protein MAVKLQADEISSIIKERIENFEIDVDINEIGRVVGIADGISTVYGLNNVMASEVVEFENGAKGLVLNLEEANVGVVVLGSSEGIKEGMSVKRIGELLKVPVGDGLMGRIVNPLGESLDGKGALEAAEYRFVEEKAPGIMARKSVHEPLQTGIKAIDALVPVGRGQRELIIGDRQTGKTTLAIDTIINQKGQDVVCIYVAIGQKQSTVAATVKKLEEHGAMDYTIVVNAGAADSSALQFLAPYAGVTMAEYFRDNGRHAVIFYDDLSKHAVAYREMSLILRRPPGREAYPGDVFYLHSRLLERAAKLNDNLGAGSITAFPIIETQAGDVAAYIPTNVISITDGQIFLETDLFNSGIRPAINVGLSVSRVGGAAQIKATKQVSGTLRLDLASFRELQAFAQFASDLDEHTRKQLERGQRMVEVLKQGPYSPIAIEKQVVIIFAGSKGFLDDVPVGSVTKFEAELMPFMEAKYANILDSIRSSQKIDDDTDTELRKAIEDFKASFAG, encoded by the coding sequence GTGGCAGTTAAATTGCAAGCAGATGAAATAAGCTCAATCATCAAGGAAAGAATTGAAAACTTTGAGATTGATGTTGACATCAATGAAATAGGAAGAGTAGTAGGTATTGCTGACGGCATTTCAACCGTATATGGTCTTAACAACGTTATGGCAAGTGAGGTTGTAGAGTTTGAAAACGGCGCAAAGGGGTTGGTATTAAACCTTGAAGAGGCGAATGTTGGGGTTGTTGTACTCGGTTCAAGCGAAGGCATCAAAGAAGGCATGAGTGTCAAAAGAATTGGTGAACTTCTCAAGGTGCCAGTCGGCGACGGATTGATGGGTAGAATTGTAAATCCTCTTGGCGAATCATTGGACGGAAAAGGTGCACTCGAGGCAGCCGAGTACAGATTCGTAGAAGAAAAAGCACCCGGTATTATGGCGAGAAAATCAGTTCATGAGCCGCTTCAGACAGGAATTAAAGCAATTGATGCACTTGTACCGGTAGGCAGAGGGCAAAGAGAGCTTATTATCGGCGACAGACAAACAGGAAAAACTACCTTGGCAATTGATACCATTATCAATCAAAAAGGTCAAGATGTTGTATGTATTTATGTTGCAATCGGTCAAAAACAATCTACGGTTGCCGCAACGGTTAAAAAGCTTGAAGAGCACGGCGCAATGGATTACACTATCGTGGTAAATGCAGGTGCAGCAGATTCTTCAGCACTTCAATTTCTTGCTCCGTATGCAGGTGTAACAATGGCTGAATACTTCAGGGACAACGGAAGACATGCGGTAATTTTTTATGATGACCTATCTAAACATGCCGTGGCATACAGAGAAATGTCATTAATTCTTAGAAGACCTCCGGGCCGTGAAGCTTATCCCGGTGATGTTTTTTATCTTCACTCAAGACTGCTAGAAAGAGCAGCGAAACTCAACGACAATCTTGGGGCAGGATCTATTACGGCATTCCCTATTATTGAAACACAAGCGGGTGATGTTGCGGCATATATCCCAACAAACGTTATTTCAATTACCGATGGTCAAATTTTCCTTGAGACCGATTTGTTTAACTCAGGAATTAGGCCGGCAATTAACGTGGGTCTTTCTGTTTCACGTGTGGGCGGCGCTGCTCAGATTAAAGCGACTAAGCAGGTTTCAGGAACACTTAGACTTGATCTTGCATCATTTAGAGAGCTTCAGGCATTTGCACAGTTTGCATCTGACCTTGACGAGCATACAAGAAAGCAACTCGAGAGAGGGCAAAGAATGGTAGAGGTTCTTAAACAGGGACCATATTCTCCTATTGCTATCGAAAAGCAAGTTGTAATTATATTTGCAGGTTCAAAAGGGTTCTTGGATGATGTTCCTGTAGGGTCTGTAACAAAATTTGAAGCAGAACTTATGCCGTTCATGGAAGCAAAATACGCAAACATACTTGATAGCATTAGAAGCTCTCAAAAAATTGATGACGATACAGATACAGAATTACGTAAAGCTATCGAAGACTTTAAAGCATCATTTGCTGGATAA
- a CDS encoding F0F1 ATP synthase subunit delta, with product MEELIAKRYAKALSSAKKDLKESLELLNLLSKAICDSEIQKVLTSPIVSSQQKTQMLVDALNGTNDTILINFIKILGENKRLDLIPAITKVLNADAQKKSNIYQGVLRSKESLGAEALSSLEETLKRYTGSSVKLTQEKSELDGMRVSVDDLGIEVNFSKQRVKEQLIDFIKKSL from the coding sequence ATGGAAGAGTTGATTGCTAAAAGATATGCCAAAGCATTAAGTTCAGCCAAAAAAGATTTAAAAGAGAGTTTGGAGCTTTTAAATCTATTGAGCAAAGCAATATGCGACAGTGAGATTCAAAAAGTCTTGACTTCACCGATTGTTTCAAGTCAGCAGAAAACTCAAATGTTGGTAGATGCATTAAATGGGACAAATGATACTATACTTATTAATTTCATTAAAATTTTAGGTGAAAATAAAAGATTGGATTTGATACCGGCAATTACAAAAGTATTGAACGCCGACGCACAAAAAAAGTCAAATATATACCAAGGTGTTTTGAGAAGCAAAGAATCACTTGGTGCGGAAGCCCTGAGCAGTCTTGAAGAGACACTCAAAAGATATACAGGCTCAAGCGTCAAATTAACACAGGAAAAAAGTGAACTTGACGGTATGCGTGTTTCAGTTGACGATTTAGGTATTGAGGTTAACTTTTCTAAACAGAGAGTGAAAGAACAATTAATTGATTTCATTAAGAAATCACTATAG
- a CDS encoding F0F1 ATP synthase subunit B, protein MKKWTALALLLIPALVLASSGHAEEGRYFAQTGRENDFIPRVVNFIIFASLLYYLAANPIKNFFKERKEGIAAQLQEIEEKLQSAKHEEREAHVRLEESQKKADQIIADAKKEAKLLAEKISQANENELSLMEKQLEEKMTMEERKSAREVIDEVLSQNISNDDIMINESKVVEIISKKVA, encoded by the coding sequence ATGAAAAAATGGACAGCATTGGCTCTTTTGCTCATTCCTGCACTTGTTCTTGCAAGTAGCGGACATGCGGAAGAGGGGCGCTATTTTGCACAAACAGGCAGAGAAAATGACTTTATCCCGAGGGTGGTAAACTTTATTATATTTGCATCATTGCTTTATTATTTGGCTGCCAATCCGATCAAAAACTTTTTTAAAGAAAGAAAAGAAGGTATTGCGGCACAACTCCAAGAGATAGAAGAAAAGCTTCAATCAGCAAAACACGAAGAAAGAGAAGCTCATGTTCGCCTAGAAGAGAGTCAAAAAAAAGCTGATCAAATTATTGCTGATGCAAAAAAAGAAGCAAAGCTTTTAGCTGAAAAAATCAGTCAGGCAAATGAAAATGAGTTGTCTCTTATGGAAAAACAGCTTGAAGAAAAAATGACCATGGAAGAACGAAAATCTGCCAGAGAAGTGATTGATGAAGTTTTGAGTCAAAATATCAGCAATGACGATATCATGATCAATGAAAGCAAAGTAGTAGAAATCATCAGCAAGAAGGTGGCATAA
- a CDS encoding F0F1 ATP synthase subunit B' — translation MLDIHLPLMLFVLVLFLILLVLLNSMLFQPLIKFMDDRNNSIAKNLEAAKSFSGNSDELNAKADENISNAKNEAAAIRQKAIDEQKLLAASKVEIKQNELNKEYQGFLEKLTMDKENLKNELLSQMPLFKESLKAKFSKL, via the coding sequence ATGCTTGACATACACTTACCATTGATGTTGTTCGTCTTAGTGTTATTTCTAATTCTTCTTGTTCTTTTAAATTCAATGCTATTTCAGCCATTAATAAAATTTATGGATGACAGAAACAACTCGATAGCAAAAAATTTAGAAGCAGCAAAAAGTTTTAGTGGCAATAGTGATGAACTTAATGCCAAAGCAGATGAAAATATTAGCAATGCTAAGAATGAAGCTGCCGCGATACGACAAAAAGCAATCGATGAGCAAAAATTGTTGGCTGCAAGTAAAGTCGAAATAAAACAAAATGAACTCAATAAAGAGTATCAAGGTTTCTTGGAAAAGCTAACTATGGATAAAGAAAACCTAAAAAATGAACTTCTTTCTCAAATGCCTCTATTCAAAGAGAGCTTAAAAGCTAAGTTTAGCAAACTATAG
- a CDS encoding sporulation initiation inhibitor Soj, translating into MSEVISIANQKGGVGKTTTAVNLAASLAENGKKVLLLDIDPQSNATTSLGFSRADYEFNIYHVLIGNKSISEVTLKTKVKGLHLVPSNIGLVGIEKEFYNPKRKNRELILKEKINEISLRYDYVIIDSPPALGPITINALSASDSVIIPIQCEFFALEGLAQLLNTVSLLKKTINPKLKIKGFLPTMYSSQNNLSKQVLADLSHHFKDKLFHLKKAKECIVVPRNVKIAESPSFGKPVTEYASTSKGSVAYRDLATVIIGN; encoded by the coding sequence ATGAGCGAAGTGATAAGCATTGCCAACCAAAAAGGTGGCGTAGGAAAAACAACAACAGCGGTAAATTTGGCAGCCTCTTTGGCTGAAAATGGAAAAAAAGTACTTCTCTTGGATATAGATCCGCAGTCTAATGCCACAACAAGTCTTGGGTTTAGCAGAGCAGATTATGAATTTAATATTTATCATGTATTGATAGGGAATAAAAGTATATCCGAAGTAACACTTAAAACCAAAGTGAAAGGCTTGCATCTTGTGCCATCGAATATAGGTCTGGTGGGCATAGAAAAAGAGTTTTATAATCCCAAGAGAAAAAATAGAGAACTGATACTTAAAGAAAAGATCAATGAGATTTCTCTGAGGTATGATTATGTTATTATAGATTCTCCTCCTGCGCTTGGCCCTATTACAATTAATGCATTGAGTGCATCAGATTCTGTTATTATCCCGATACAATGCGAATTTTTTGCACTTGAAGGTTTAGCTCAACTGCTTAATACTGTGAGTCTTTTAAAAAAAACTATTAATCCAAAACTGAAAATTAAAGGTTTTTTGCCGACAATGTACTCTTCTCAAAACAACCTTTCCAAGCAAGTATTGGCGGATTTGAGTCATCATTTTAAAGATAAGCTTTTTCATCTTAAGAAAGCAAAAGAGTGCATCGTGGTTCCCCGTAATGTAAAAATAGCCGAAAGTCCTAGTTTTGGAAAACCGGTGACAGAATATGCTTCGACATCTAAGGGATCTGTTGCTTATCGCGATTTGGCGACAGTAATTATAGGAAATTAA
- a CDS encoding biotin--[acetyl-CoA-carboxylase] ligase, with the protein MEIYSFKSLPSTQKYLLEKIKSGALKSPAAVIASEQNVGVGSRENTWSGGEGNFFASIALSIDALPKDLALSSASIYFSFIMKKVLNDLGEKVWLKWPNDFYLDQDKVGGTITQKVNNILICGIGINLKNNQYGFRALTCDVSAEKLLKLYLEALDKFPQWKHIFSEYQVEFERSREFSVHIENCKKSLSGAVLCEDGSLILEGKRVFSLR; encoded by the coding sequence TTGGAAATATACTCATTTAAGAGTCTTCCTTCTACGCAAAAATATCTTTTAGAAAAGATAAAATCAGGTGCACTTAAATCTCCTGCGGCGGTTATTGCCTCAGAACAAAATGTCGGAGTAGGCAGTAGAGAAAATACATGGAGCGGAGGAGAAGGTAATTTTTTTGCTTCCATAGCTTTGTCTATTGATGCGCTTCCTAAGGATTTGGCTTTATCGTCCGCTTCAATTTATTTTTCTTTTATTATGAAAAAAGTTTTGAATGACTTGGGAGAAAAAGTGTGGCTCAAGTGGCCTAACGATTTTTATCTAGATCAAGATAAAGTGGGCGGAACAATTACACAAAAAGTCAATAATATTTTGATTTGCGGCATTGGTATCAATCTTAAAAATAATCAATACGGCTTTAGAGCACTCACGTGCGATGTTTCAGCAGAAAAACTACTTAAATTGTATCTTGAAGCACTTGACAAATTCCCTCAATGGAAGCATATTTTTAGTGAGTATCAGGTAGAATTTGAACGAAGCAGAGAGTTTTCGGTACATATTGAAAACTGCAAAAAGAGTCTTTCTGGTGCTGTTTTGTGCGAGGACGGCTCTTTAATCTTAGAAGGGAAGAGGGTGTTTAGTTTACGATGA
- a CDS encoding methionyl-tRNA formyltransferase — MGTPSYAKEILQVLIDAEDMDVNLVITQPDRPAGRKKVLTPPPVKILAQAHGIRVLQPEKLTDEGIVETIRASTPDLIVVAAFGQLLQKAILDIAPCVNLHASLLPEYRGASPVQQSLLHGDAYTGVTAMLMEEGLDSGPILGYYYFKIPEQIRLHALMAKLSQDACRLTLDILRNFEKIAPQKQIKTDASYCKKIKKGDGEVTFDDARKLYNKYRAFEGWPGVFTTSGTKLLEIEIVETNSKHRRGEIMCVAQDGVTVGCLKGSLKLITLQPVSKKPMDAKSYCAGRGLKVGNILI, encoded by the coding sequence ATGGGAACCCCTTCGTATGCCAAAGAGATACTCCAAGTTCTTATAGATGCAGAAGATATGGATGTTAATCTGGTGATCACTCAGCCAGACAGGCCTGCAGGACGCAAAAAGGTTCTGACGCCGCCGCCTGTTAAGATATTGGCTCAAGCCCATGGTATCAGAGTATTGCAGCCAGAAAAATTAACTGACGAAGGTATTGTTGAGACTATTAGGGCCAGTACTCCTGATTTGATTGTTGTGGCAGCATTCGGACAGCTATTGCAAAAAGCCATTTTGGACATTGCGCCCTGTGTCAATCTTCATGCCTCATTGTTGCCTGAATACAGGGGAGCAAGTCCGGTACAGCAGTCGCTGCTGCATGGGGATGCCTATACAGGTGTTACAGCAATGTTAATGGAGGAGGGTTTGGATAGCGGACCGATTTTGGGATACTATTATTTCAAAATTCCAGAGCAGATAAGACTGCATGCACTTATGGCTAAACTGAGTCAAGATGCATGCCGATTAACTTTAGATATCCTTAGAAATTTTGAAAAGATCGCACCCCAAAAACAGATAAAAACAGATGCAAGCTATTGTAAAAAGATAAAGAAGGGCGATGGGGAAGTTACATTTGATGATGCAAGAAAACTGTATAACAAATATAGAGCGTTTGAGGGGTGGCCAGGTGTTTTTACCACATCGGGTACCAAGCTTTTGGAGATTGAAATCGTTGAAACCAACTCAAAGCATCGTAGGGGGGAAATAATGTGTGTTGCACAGGACGGCGTTACGGTAGGCTGCCTGAAGGGTTCTTTGAAGCTTATCACTTTGCAGCCTGTTTCCAAGAAACCGATGGATGCAAAATCTTATTGTGCGGGGAGGGGGTTAAAGGTTGGAAATATACTCATTTAA